GTTCATCAGCGTCACCGCCTCGCTCGGCGTGGCGATGGCCCAGCCGGGCGAGCGGCCGGCGCAGCTCATCGCCCGCGCCGATGCCGCGCTCTACGAGGCCAAGCGCGGCGGGCGCAACCGCGCCTGCAGCGACCCGCCCTCGCCCTCGCCCAAGGCGGAAAGCGTCTGGAACTGAGGGAAACACCCTTGGAAGGGCGCGGCGGGGGTCGCATGATGGCGCCTGCTGTCCATCGCATGAGAGAGCCCGCCATGCCCTTCACCCGACGCCGCCTCGCCCAAGCCGGGCTGGCGCTTCCCCTCGTGCCCGCCGCCGCGGCCGCCCAGACCTTTCCCGACCGGCCGCTGCGCTGGGTGGTGGGCTATCCGCCGGGCGGCGCCTCGGACACCTTCGCGCGGCTGATCGGCGCGCAGATGGCGACGCGCCTCGGCCAGAGCGTGGTGGTGGAGAACCGCCCCGGCGGCGGCGCGCTGCTGGCCAGCGAGATGGTGGCCCGCTCCCCCGCGGACGGCCACACCTGGATGCACGTGGACAACGGCATCCTGACCTACAACCCCGCGCTGTTCTCCCGCCTGCCGATGAACCCGGACACGGATTTCACCGGCGTGGGCTTCATCGGCCGCTTCCCGCTCTACATCGTGGTGCGGCCCGAGGGTTCGCCGCGCAGCTTCGCCGATTTCCTCGCCGCCGCGCGCACCCGGGCGCCCACCTATGGCACGCCCGCGGTCGCCTCGCCGCATCACCTGGCCATGGAGCTGGTGCGCCGGCGCACCGGGCTCGATGCCACGCATGTCCCCTATCGCGGCGGCCCCGCCGCCATGCAGGACCTGCTGGCGGGCAATGTGGATTCGGTGGTGATCGACACCGCGACCGGCCTGCCCTTCATCCGCGACGGGCGCGTGCGCGCCCTGGCGGTGCTGAGCGACGCGCGCAGCCCGCAGGCGCCCGATGTGCCCACCATGGCCGAGCTCGGCCACGCCAACACGGTCGCCTATGGCTGGCAGGGCATGTCGGTGCCGGCGGGCACGCCGGGCGCGATCATCCAGCGCCTGTCCACCGACATGATCGCCGCCATCCAGTCGCCCGAGATCCAGGCGCGCATGACCACGCTCGGCATCGAGTACCAGCCCTGGACGCCCGCGCAGTTCAACGCCTTCGTCCAGGCCGAGAACGCGCTCTGGCGCCCGCTCATCCGCGAGCTGGGTATCCGGCTGGACGGCTGAGACGGGCGTGGCTGCGGGCGCGTGACAAGGCCACGCGCCCGCACCGCCTCAGTACATGTGCTGGCCGCCGTTGATGGACAGCGTCGAGCCGGTGATGAAATCGGCCTCGTCCGCCGTCAGGAAGACGACGCCCCGCGCGATGTCCTGCGCGGTGCCGAGGCGCCCGCGCGGGATGCGCGCGATGATCTTCTCCAGCACGTCGGCCGGCACGGCGCGCACCATCTCGGTGTCCACATAGCCGGGCGCGATGGCGTTCACCGTGATCTGGTTGCGGGCCCCCTCCTGGGCGAGCGCCTTGGTGAAGCCATGGATGCCGGACTTGGCGGCGGCGTAGTTCACCTGGCCGAGCTGACCCGCCTGGCCGTTCACCGATCCGATGTTCACGATGCGGCCGAACTTCGCGGCGCTCATGTTGTCCCACACGGCCTTGCACATGTTGTAGCAGGAGCCGAGGTTGGTATCGATCACGTCATCCCACATCTGGCGCGTCAGCTTGCGCATCATCGCGTCGCGCGTGATGCCCGCATTGTTGACCAGGATTTCGATCGGCCCGTGCTCCTCCTGCACCTTGGCCACGGCGGCCAGGCAGGCGTCGAAGTCGGAGACGTCGAACTTGATGCAGGGGATGCCGGTGCGCTCGGTGAACTCCGCCGCCGCCGCGTCATTGCCGGCATAGCTCGCGATGACACGCCGCCCTGCGGCCTTCAGGCCCTCGCTGATCGCCGCGCCGATGCCGCGCTGGCCACCCGTGACCATTGCCAAACGTGCCATGTCCAACCCTCCCTGGGATGCGTCCTGCTGTGACGGATGAGCGCGCCGTCCGCCTTGATCTGTAACAAGCGCCGCGGGCGCGCGCCACAGAAACCGGCCGGAAGGCAGGCCGGCTACTTGCGCCGCAACTGGAACAGCGCCTGCTGTCCGAACAAATTGGCGAGGCGCACCGAGCGCTTCCAGGGCGCCTTCAATCCGCGCTCATCCACGGCGAGCCAGCGCTCGATCACATAGCCCTCCATCTCCGCCAGGGCGAAGAAGTCGAGGATGGTGCAGGGATGGATGTTGGGCGTCTCGTACCAGGGGCGGGACCAGGTCTCGGTGTCCGGCATGCGGCCGCCCAGCAGCAGTTTCCACCGCACCTCCCAATGGCCGAAATTCGGGAAGCTCACGATCGCGTGCTGGCCGATGCGCAGCATCTGGCGCAGCACCTCGCGCGGCTTTTCCACGGCCTGCAGCGTGCGGCTCAGCACCACATAGTCGAAGGCGCCGTCGGGGTAGAAGGCAAGGTCGTTATCCGCGTCGCCATGGATGACGGCGAGGCCCTGCGCCACGGCCTCCGTCGCCTCGCGCATGTCGATCTCGATGCCGCGCGCATCCACATTCTTCTCGGCCGCCAGATGCGCCATCAGCGCGCCATCGCCGCAGCCGATGTCGAGCACGCGGGCACCCTCGGGGATCATCTCCGCGATGAGGCGCAGGTCGAGCCGCATGTTCTTCGCGACATACTGGATCGTGCCGTCGCGCATCATCGCCGCTCCGCCCAAAGGTCATCCTCGCTCCAGCCGAGCGCCGCGAATTCCGGCGCGCGCAGATGCGCCTCGCCCCAGCAGTAGAATTCGTCGAGCTGTGGCGCCGCGCGGCCCAGCATGGCGTGTGCCTGGCCGCGATGATGGATCTGGTGCTGGAAGAGATGCAGCAGCAGCCGATCCGTCCGCTCGCGCTGCACGCGATGGCCGCGCTGCACCTCGATGATGCGGCCGAGATCCTTCTCCCGCAGCGCCTCGCACCAGGCGATCAGCCGCCGGTCCACCGCCGCCTGCGCGGCTTGCAGCGAAGCCACGTCCCGGCAGGGCTCGCGATCCGCCCAGGCGGCGGGGCCCAGCGTGCCGCCCTCCAGCGCGTCCACATAGAAGTGATCGATGATGAGGATGTGGTTCAGCGTGGCGCGGAGCGAGGGGAAGAAGCCCGTGCGCTCCTGCTCGAACTCCGCCTGTGAAAGTCCCGCGCAGAATCCCAGCAGGCGATGATTGGCCCAGGCATTGTTGCGCGCCTGCGCGCGCATCAACAGCGCGCCGCTCATACGCCGAGCGCAGCGGCTGCGCCCGCGAGAAACCCGCCCAGCGCACGATGGAATTCCGGCTCGTCCAGCAGGAAGGCGTCATGCCCCTTGTCGGTCGTGATCTCGACGAAGCTGACCCGCGCGGCGGCCGCGTTCAGCGCGCGCACCAGGGCACGGCTCTCGCTGGTGGGGAAGAGCCAGTCCGACGAGAAGCTCGCCACGAAGAAGCGCGTGGGCGTGCCGCGGAAGGCGTTGGCGACGGTGCCGTGCTCATTCGCCAAGTCGAAATAATCCATGGCGCGCGTGATGGTCAGGTAGGAATTCGCGTCGAAGCGGCGGACGAAGGTGCTGCCCTGGTGGCGCAGATAGCTCTCCACCTGGAACACATCCTCCAGGAAGGTCAGCGCGCTCGCGCCCTGCAGGCGGCGGCCGAATTTCCGCGTCAACGCCGCCTCGGAGAGGTAGGTGATGTGCGCCACCATGCGCGCGACCGAGAGGCCCTGCGCGGGGATGCGCCCATCCTCCCAGTAGCGCCCGCCCTTCCAGTCCGGGTCGGAATGGATGGCGGCGCGGCCCACCTCGTGGAAGGCGATGTTCTGCGCCGAGTGATGCGTGGCGCAGGCGATGGGCGCGGCGGCGAAGACGCTCTCCGGGTAGGTCGCCGCCCATTCCAGCACCTGCATGCCGCCCATGGAGCCGCCGATCACCGCCAGCAGCCGCGCGATGCCCAGATGCTCGATCAGCTTCTTCTGCGCGCGCACCATGTCGCGGATGGTGACGGTCGGGAAATCCGTGCCCCAGGGGCGGCCCTGGGGCACGCCGTTCTCGTCCGTCATCTCCTCGCGCGGGCCGGTGGAGCCCATGCAGCCACCCAGCACATTGGCGCAGATGACGAAGAAGCGGTCCGTGTCCACCGGCTTGCCGGGGCCGATGATGGCATCCCACCAGCCATCCTTGCCGGTCACCGGCTGGCGCTCGGCCACATACTGGTCGCCCGTCAGGGCGTGGCAGACCAGGATGGCATTGCTGCGCGCCGGGTTCAGCCGGCCATAGGTGCGATAGGCGACCGCCAGCGGCCGGATCACGGCGCCGCAATCCAGCGTCAGGCCCTCGGGCAGGACTGCGCGCTGGTGCTGGACCTCCGGGAAGGGGGCGATTTCGTTCATGGAAGGCCAGAGATAAGGCCTGCCTTGCCCCGGGGCAACTTGGCGCGCGGCGCCGGCGCCGCTATGCCTCTCGCACCCATGTCCGAACCAAAACCCGACCCCGACACGCTGGAGGCGCTGCGCGCCGAGATCAACAGCCTCGACGACGCGATGCATGACCTGCTGATGCGCCGGGCCGAGGTGGTGCACCGCCTCAGCGCGAGCCAGGCCAAGCCGGCCGGCACCGTGCTCCGGCCGGGGCGCGAGGCGGCGATCCTGCGCCGGCTGCTGGCCCGGCATGCCGGCCCCCTGCCCCGGCCCGCCCTGGTGCGGCTCTGGCGCGAGCTCTTTGCCAGCTCCGTCGCGCAGCAGGGCAATTTCAGCGTGGCCCTCCCGGCCGACCCGGCCTTGGCTCGCCTCGCCGCCGAGCATTTCGGCGTCACCACGCCGCAGCGCCAGCACCCCTCGCTCGGCGCCGCGCTGGCCGCGCTGGGCCACCGCGAGGCGAGCATCGCCGTCCTCCCCTGGCCACGCGAGAGCGACAACGCGGCCGAGGAATGGTGGACGCGCTTCGACGCGCAGCACCTCTCCGTCATCGCCCGCCTGCCCTTCGTCTCCGACCGCGAGCCGCCGCTGGAAGCCGCCGTGATCGGCCTGCACCCGGCCGACCCTTCGGGCCGCGACGCGACTTTGCTGCGCGTGGAAATGCCGGGCGAGCCGAGCCGCTCCGCCCTGGCCGCGCATTGCGGCGCGGGCCGCGTGCTCATCATGCGCCGCGGGCCGGGCTTCACCCGCGCCCTGGTCGAGACGCTGGAGACGCCGCCCGCCGGCGCCACCATCCTCGGCCGCTACGCCATTCCCGAACGAGGGACCAAGTGACCATGAACGCCCTGCTGCCGCGCCCCTCCATCCTCTCCATCGAGCCCTATGTGGGCGGCGAGTCGAAGATCCCGGGCGTGAACCGGATCATCAAGCTCTCCTCCAACGAGGGCGCCTTCGGCCCGCCGCCGATGGCGCAGGAGGCGATCATCGCCAGCGCGCGCGAGGCGCATCGCTACCCCGATGGCGGCGCCACGAAGATCCGCGAGGCGATCGGCGCCAAGTTCGGGCTCGACCCCGCGCGCATCGTCTGCGGCAATGGTTCGGACGAGCTGATCGCCTACCTGATCCTTGCCTATGGCGGCGAAGGCACCGAGCTGATCATGCCGGCGCACGGCTTCGTCATGTATGACCTGACCGGCCGCTATGCCGGCTGCCGCGTCATCAAGGTGCCCGAGAAGAACCTGCTGGCCGATGTGGACGCGATGCTCGCCGCCGTCGGCCCGCGCACCAAGCTGGTCTGCCTGGTGAACCCCAACAACCCGACCGGCGCGCTGCTGCCGCAGAGCGAGGTGAAGCGCCTGCGCGCCGGCCTGCGCGACGACATCCTGCTGATCCTGGATTCCGCCTATGCGGAATACGTGACGGACCCCGATTACGACCCCGGCCAGGCGCTGGTGGATGCCTCGGGCAACACCGTGATGACGCGCACCTTCAGCAAGATCTTCGGCCTGGGCGGGCTGCGCTTGGGCTGGGCCTACATGCCGCCGCAGGTGGCGGACGTGCTGGCGCGCATCCGCGGCCCCTTCAACGTGAACGCGACGGCCATGGCCGCCGGCATCGCGGCGCTGGCCGAGCCGGGCTGGATCGAGCGCAGCGTCGCCCACAACACGGAATGGCGCGCCAAGACCGTGGCCGGCCTGCAGGCCGCGGGCATCAAGGTCTGGCCGAGCGCCTGCAACTTCATCCTCGCCGATTTCGAGGATGTGGCGAAGGCGAAGGCCGCCGATGCGGCGCTGCGCGCGCGCGGCATCATCGTCCGCGGCGTGGGCGGCTACAGCCTGCCCACCTGCCTGCGCATCACCATCGGCACGGCCGAGGAGTGCCAGATGGTGATCGAAGGCCTGACCGAATTCATGAAGAATGTTTGACGCCCTGGCGCGACGTGCGCGTTCGTCGGATCCGCACGCGTGACCGAACCCCTCTTCGACCGCCTCTGCCTGATCGGCGCCGGCCTCATCGGCGGTTCCATCGCGCGGCGCAACCGCGAGGGCCATGCGCTCGCGCGCGAGGTCATCGTCACCGCCAACAGCCAGGCGACGCGTGACCGCGTGCGCGAACTGGGCTTCGCCGACCGCGTCGAGGATGACATCGCCGCCGCCGTGCGCGATGCCGATTGCGTCATCCTCTGCGTGCCCGTCGGCGTCTACGCGCAGGTGATGGCGAAGATCGCGCCCCACCTGAAGCCCGGCGCCATCCTCACCGATGTCGGCTCCACCAAGGGCTCCGTCATCCGCGACCTCACGCCGCTGCTGCCGGCGGGCGTGCATCTCGTCCCCGCGCATCCCATGGCCGGCACCGAGTATTCGGGCCCGGATTCCGGCTTCCCCACGCTCTTCGAGGGCCGCTACGTCATCGTCACGCCCACCGAGGGAACCGACCCCGCGGCGGTGGAGAAGGTGCGCGAGCTCTGGCGCCGCTGCGGCTCCATGATCGAGAGCATGGACCCCGTCACGCATGACAAGGTGGTGGCCATCGTCTCCCACCTGCCGCACCTCATCGCCTTCACCATCTGCGGCACGGCTGACGACCTCAGTGAGGAAACGCGCGAGAGCGTGCTGAAATTCGCCGCCTCCGGCTTCCGCGACTTCACGCGCATCGCGGGCAGCGACGTGAACATGTGGCGCGACGTCTTCCTCAACAACCGCGAGGCGGTGCTGGAAATGCTCGCCCGCTTCACCGAGGACGCGCAGGCCTTCGGCCGCGCCATCCGCTGGGGCGAGGCCGGCTTCATCGAGGACCGCATCAAGCGCGGCCGCAAGATCCGCCACAGCCTGATTGAGCGGAAGCAGGCTTAGTTCACGCCCTCAAGCGCCGGGCGCCGCCTCCGGCGGCTTGGCTTCGCCGCGCCATGGGCGCGCTGGACCATGAGCCCGGTTGGGCGGCGCCGGCCGCGTTGCGGCCGGATGGTTTTGCTGAGCGGCCCCAAGCGCCGGGCGCCGCCTCCGGCGGCTTGGCTTCGCCGCGCCATGGGCGCGCTGGACCATGAGCCCGGTTGGGCGGCGCCGGCCGCGTTGCGGCCGGATGGTTTTGTTGAGCGGCCCCAAGCGCCGGGCGCCGCCTCCGGCGGCTTGGCTTCGCCGCGCCATGGGCGCGCTGGACCATGAGCGCCGGCCGCGTTGCGGCCGGATTCTCCGAGCATGCTGCCTGTCTTGATCACGCCCGCGCCAACAGCTTCGGTGCCGGCGGCACCAGTTCCTCCGGCCGCATCGGCCGTCCCACCAGCCAGCCCTGGATGATGTGGCAGCCCGCGCGGCGCAGCGCGAAAGCCTGGCCCTCCGTCTCCACCCCCTCGCCGATCACCTCGATCCCCATGCCACGCGCCAGCGCCATGGTGGCGCGCAGCACGGCGTAGGATTTCGGATCATCCGGCAATCCCGCCGTGATGGAACGGTCGAGTTTCAGCCGCTGCACCGGCAGGCGCACCACATGCGGCAGGCCGGAATGACCGCCGCCGAAATCATCGAGCGAGAGCGGCACCCCCACCTCCCGCAGCGCGGCCAGGGTCCGCGCCACGCCGGGCAGGTCGCGAATGGCCAGGTCCTCCGGGATCTCGATTTCCAGCCGCGCGGCCTCCACCCCGGCCGCGGCCAGCGCCTCCGCCACCTCGGTGGCGAAGGCCGGGTCATGCAGCGTCGCGATGGAGATATTGATGCCAAGATGCGCCGGCGCCTCCGGCCGCGCGCCCCAGCCGGCCAGCAAGGCCACCGCGCGGTTGAGGACGAAGCGGTCGAGCTGCAGCATCAGCCCCGATTCCGCCGCCGCGACGAGAAGCTCCGCCGGCGGCACGCTGCGGCCGAGCCGCGCACTGTCCCACCGGATCAGCGCCTCGGCGCCGATCAGCCGTCCGCTCTCGAGGTCGAGCTGCGGCTGCACATGCAGCTCGAGCTCGCCGCCCACCAGCGCCTCGCCGAATGCCTCCCGCAGCTCCGCCCGCTGCTCGGCCCGCGCACGCAGCGCGGGCTCGAACAGCGCCACCGCATCGCCGGAGGCCGCCCGCGCCTCGAACAGCGCGAGGTCGGCGGCGCGCAGGAGCTGGTCCGCCTCCTGCCCGTGTTCCGGCGCGCAGGCGACGCCCAGGCTGCCGGACAGCGGCAATTCCGTGCCGCCGATCTCGATCGGCCGGCGCAGCGCCTGACGCAGGCGTTCGGCCAGCGGGGCCGCGCTTTCCGCCCCGGCGCCGAAGGCCAGGACGGCGAATTCATCCCCGCCCAGCCGGCTCACCAGGTCGCCGGGGCGCACCGCCTCGCGCAGCCGCCGCCCGGCCTCCACCAGCAGCGCATCGCCCATCGCCTGCCCGTGGCGGTCATTGGCCGCCTTGAACTGGTCGAGGTCCACCAGCACCAGCACGCCGCGCTGCTCGGCGGCCAGCATCTCCTGCAGGGCCGCGCGGAAGGTGCCGCGGTTGATCAGCCCGGTGAGCGGGTCGCGCTCGACCAGATGCTCGATCCGCTCCTGCGCGGCCTTGAGCGGCGTCACATCCACCACGGAGAGGATGCAGCCCCGCAGCCCCTGGGCCGAAAGCCAGGGCGAGGCGGTGATCCGCAGGCGCCGCTCCGTCTGGCAGGGCAGGGCGAGCTGCGCCTCGCTCTCCACCTCCGTGCTGAAGCCGAAGGGACCCTCCGGATCGGCGGGCGAGGTGAGCACGAGGCCGGATTCCGCCAGCGCCGGCGGGGCCTGGGCGCCGAACAGCGCCGTCAGGCGGCGATTGGCGAAGATCGTCCGCCCCTCGTCATCCAATTGCCAGATGCCGACGGGCGCCATCTCCAGCAGCGCGCGCAGGCGGCCCTCGGATTCCGCCAGGGCCAGCTCGCCGCGCTTCACGGCGGAGATGTCCACCGCGAAGACCGCGACCTCGCCGCCCGGCAGGCGCGTCTGCCGCATGCGCTCCCAATGGCCCTCGGCGGTGAGGATCTCGAAGGGCTCGCCATCGGCGCGGGCGTGCTTCCCCATCCGGCGGGCCATCTCGGCGGCGCGCTCATGGGGCGGCAGATGGGCGAGCAGCGCCTGCATCACGGCGCCCAGATGCGGCCGTGGGCCGAGCGGCGCGACGCGGCGCGTCCATCCCTGCTCGGGCCGCCCATTGTGCCAGACCAGGCGTTGATCGGGCGCGTAGATGGCGACGCGATAGGGCGTGGCGGCCATCACCTGCCGCCAGAGCGAGCCCTCACGGCGCAGGCGGCAGGCCCACCAGCCGAGCAGCCCGAGCGGCAGGACCAGCAGGAGAGCCCAGGGCGGCGCCGGCAGCCAGGCAAGGCCGAGCATCAGCGCCGCGGCCAGGGCGGTGCCCAGGCACAGAAGCGGGAGGTTCAGGCGCGGCGGATGGGGCATGGCACTCTCTTCCAAGGGAAGATAGCGCCGGGGCCGGTTAAGCCTTCCTTGCGGCTCCGCCGGAAAAACCGATTCAGATCAGCGCGATGAGCGCCAGCGCGGCCAGGGCGCCGCCGCCTGTCAGCAGCGCGGCGCGCAGTGCGCCACCCGCGGCCACCTGCCCTTCCGCGCGGGCCAGCAGCCAGCCCGCCGCCGCCACGCCGCCGAGCGTGAGCAGCAGCGAGGGCCAGGCGCCCGGCGCGGCCAGCAGCATCAGCGGCAGCAGGGGCAGGAGTCCGCCCAGCGCCTGGCCGACCGCCAGCGCCGCCGCCTCCTGCGCCGCACGCGCCGGCTGCGGCTCGATGAGGTCGAGTTCGAAGCGCATCATGAAGTCCACCCAGCGGCGCTTGTCGGCGGCGATCGCTTCCACCGCGCGGGCCAGCGTGTCGCCGCGCAGCCCGTAGCGATGCAGCACGGCCGCCACCTCCCAGCGCTCGCGCTCGGGATAGGTCTCGGTCTCCTCCTCCTCGCGGCGGCGCTCGGCCGCGTAGCGTTCGGTGGCGCCGAGCACGGCGAAGTAGCGCGCGAGCGCCGCGACCACGGCGCCAGCCCCCAGCGCGGCCACGCCGCCCGCAAGCAGCGCAGGGCCGGTGACGCCCAGCGCCATGAGCCCGATGACCACCGCGAGCGGCAACACCGGCCCCTGCGCGAGGCCTGTGAGGAAGGGCACCTCGGCACGGCTCAGCAGGGCATGCTGCTCCCCCTCCGGGGGCCCTGGCGGTGCGGGCGGCAATCCGTCGCGATAGGGGTGGGGGGCAGGCTGATCCATGGGGCGATCCTACCTCATCCGGGCATCGCGGCGAAACCTCCGCATGGCGCAACAAAAAAGGGCGCCCGGTGAGGGGCGCCCTTTCGGCTCGACAGTCCCGTGGGACCGTCGAATTCAGCTGGCCTTGAGGTTGACCGCGGACGTCTTGCCGCGCTCTTCCGCCAGTTCGTAGGAAATCTGCTGGCCATCCTTGAGGCCCTGCAGGCCGGCGGCCTGAACCGCCGTGATGTGCACGAACACATCGGAGCCACCACCGGCCGGCGAGATGAAGCCGTAACCCTTGGTCGCGTTGAACCACTTCACGGTGCCAGAAGCCATCCGCTTATTCTCCAAAAGCATGCGCGCGGGAATCTCCGGCGCATTATCACCCACTCCAGCCGGACTTCGCAGGACATGCGCTTCACGCCCACACCTTTCCCGGCAGGGGCACGCGATGTCCGGCGGGTACACATCCAGCGGGTCTGAAGAGAGCTTCTGGGGTCGGCACGGCAAGACGAAGGTGGGAGCACAAGCGCAGATCGGCCGGGGGAAGTCAAACAAAACCGGCAGGCCTTCTGCCATGCACCGGACGCGTGGCGCGCAAAAAGAAAGGGCGGCCCTTGCGGACCGCCCCTCCCGTTACGCGAACCGAGGTGACCTGGACTTAGAAGTCCATGTCGCCCATGCCGCCCATGCCGCCACCGGGGCCACCGGCGGGCGCCGCGGCCTTCGCCGGACGCTCGGCCACCATGGCTTCCGTGGTGATCAGCAGCGAGGCGACCGAGGCCGCATCCTGCAGCGCCGTGCGCACGACCTTGGTCGGGTCGATGATGCCGGCGGCCACCAGGTCCTTGTACTCGTCGAGCTGCGCGTCGTAGCCGAAGGTCCACTCGCCCGAGCGGAGCACTTCACCCGCGATCACCGCGCCGTCCTTGCCGGCGTTGGTGGCGATCTGCTTGACCGGCGCCTGGATCGCCTTGCGGACGATCTCGATGCCGACCTGCTCGTCGCTGTTCAGGCCCTTGAGGCTGCCCAGGTTGGTCGAGGCGCGCAGCAGCGCGGTGCCACCACCCGGAACGATGCCTTCCTGAACGGCGGCGCGCGTCGCGTGCAGCGCGTCGTCCACGCGGTCCTTGCGCTCCTTCACTTCCACTTCGGTGCTGCCACCGACGCGGATGACGGCCACGCCACCGGCGAGCTTCGCCAGGCGCTCCTGCAGCTTCTCGCGGTCGTAGTCCGAGGTGGTCTCCTCGATCTGCGCCTTGATCTGCTCGCAGCGGCCGTTGATCTCGTCCTTCGAGCCGGCACCATCCACGATCGTGGTGTTCTCCTTCTCGATGCGGATGGTCTTGGCCTTGCCCAGCATCGCCAGCGTGACGGTCTCGAGCTTGATGCCGAGGTCCTCGCTGATCAGCTGGCCGCCGGTCAGGATCGCGATGTCCTCGAGCATCGCCTTGCGGCGATCACCGAAGCCCGGCGCCTTCACGGCGGCGATCTTCAGGCCGCCACGCAGCTTGTTGACCACCAGCGTGGCCAGGGCCTCGCCTTCCACGTCCTCGGCGATGATGACGAGCGGACGGCCGCTCTGCACCACGGCCTCGAGCAGCGGCAGCATCGGCTGGAGCTGGGAGAGCTTCTTCTCGAAGATCAGGATGTAGGGCTGATCCATCTCCGCGATCATCTTCTCCGCATTCGTGATGAAGTACGGGGAGACATAGCCGCGGTCGAACTGCATGCCCTCGACGACGTCGAGCTCGGTCTGGATGCTCTTGGCTTCCTCGACCGTGATCACGCCCTCATTGCCGACGCGCTCCATGGCGGAGGCGATCATCTCGCCGATTTCCTTCTCGCCATTGGCGGAAAGCGTACCGACCTGGGCGACCTCGGCGGAGGTGGTGATCTTCTTGGTCTTGGCCTCGAGCTCCGAGACGACCTGGGCCACGGCCTTGTCGATGCCGCGCTTGAGGTCCATCGGGTTCATGCCGGCGGCGACAGCCTTGGCGCCCTCGCGGACGATGGCCTGGGCCAGCACCGTCGCGGTCGTCGTGCCGTCACCGGCGGTGTCGTTGGTCTTCGAGGCCACTTCGCGCACCATCTGGGCGCCCATGTTCTCGAACTTGTCGGCGAGCTCGATTTCCTTCGCGACGGTCACGCCGTCCTTCGTGATGCGGGGCGCACCGAAGGACTTGTCGATCACCACGTTGCGGCCCTTGGGGC
This region of Sediminicoccus rosea genomic DNA includes:
- the hisC gene encoding histidinol-phosphate transaminase, with translation MNALLPRPSILSIEPYVGGESKIPGVNRIIKLSSNEGAFGPPPMAQEAIIASAREAHRYPDGGATKIREAIGAKFGLDPARIVCGNGSDELIAYLILAYGGEGTELIMPAHGFVMYDLTGRYAGCRVIKVPEKNLLADVDAMLAAVGPRTKLVCLVNPNNPTGALLPQSEVKRLRAGLRDDILLILDSAYAEYVTDPDYDPGQALVDASGNTVMTRTFSKIFGLGGLRLGWAYMPPQVADVLARIRGPFNVNATAMAAGIAALAEPGWIERSVAHNTEWRAKTVAGLQAAGIKVWPSACNFILADFEDVAKAKAADAALRARGIIVRGVGGYSLPTCLRITIGTAEECQMVIEGLTEFMKNV
- a CDS encoding prephenate/arogenate dehydrogenase family protein, which gives rise to MTEPLFDRLCLIGAGLIGGSIARRNREGHALAREVIVTANSQATRDRVRELGFADRVEDDIAAAVRDADCVILCVPVGVYAQVMAKIAPHLKPGAILTDVGSTKGSVIRDLTPLLPAGVHLVPAHPMAGTEYSGPDSGFPTLFEGRYVIVTPTEGTDPAAVEKVRELWRRCGSMIESMDPVTHDKVVAIVSHLPHLIAFTICGTADDLSEETRESVLKFAASGFRDFTRIAGSDVNMWRDVFLNNREAVLEMLARFTEDAQAFGRAIRWGEAGFIEDRIKRGRKIRHSLIERKQA
- the metX gene encoding homoserine O-acetyltransferase MetX: MNEIAPFPEVQHQRAVLPEGLTLDCGAVIRPLAVAYRTYGRLNPARSNAILVCHALTGDQYVAERQPVTGKDGWWDAIIGPGKPVDTDRFFVICANVLGGCMGSTGPREEMTDENGVPQGRPWGTDFPTVTIRDMVRAQKKLIEHLGIARLLAVIGGSMGGMQVLEWAATYPESVFAAAPIACATHHSAQNIAFHEVGRAAIHSDPDWKGGRYWEDGRIPAQGLSVARMVAHITYLSEAALTRKFGRRLQGASALTFLEDVFQVESYLRHQGSTFVRRFDANSYLTITRAMDYFDLANEHGTVANAFRGTPTRFFVASFSSDWLFPTSESRALVRALNAAAARVSFVEITTDKGHDAFLLDEPEFHRALGGFLAGAAAALGV
- a CDS encoding chorismate mutase, encoding MSEPKPDPDTLEALRAEINSLDDAMHDLLMRRAEVVHRLSASQAKPAGTVLRPGREAAILRRLLARHAGPLPRPALVRLWRELFASSVAQQGNFSVALPADPALARLAAEHFGVTTPQRQHPSLGAALAALGHREASIAVLPWPRESDNAAEEWWTRFDAQHLSVIARLPFVSDREPPLEAAVIGLHPADPSGRDATLLRVEMPGEPSRSALAAHCGAGRVLIMRRGPGFTRALVETLETPPAGATILGRYAIPERGTK
- a CDS encoding Bug family tripartite tricarboxylate transporter substrate binding protein, whose translation is MPFTRRRLAQAGLALPLVPAAAAAQTFPDRPLRWVVGYPPGGASDTFARLIGAQMATRLGQSVVVENRPGGGALLASEMVARSPADGHTWMHVDNGILTYNPALFSRLPMNPDTDFTGVGFIGRFPLYIVVRPEGSPRSFADFLAAARTRAPTYGTPAVASPHHLAMELVRRRTGLDATHVPYRGGPAAMQDLLAGNVDSVVIDTATGLPFIRDGRVRALAVLSDARSPQAPDVPTMAELGHANTVAYGWQGMSVPAGTPGAIIQRLSTDMIAAIQSPEIQARMTTLGIEYQPWTPAQFNAFVQAENALWRPLIRELGIRLDG
- a CDS encoding DinB family protein, translated to MRAQARNNAWANHRLLGFCAGLSQAEFEQERTGFFPSLRATLNHILIIDHFYVDALEGGTLGPAAWADREPCRDVASLQAAQAAVDRRLIAWCEALREKDLGRIIEVQRGHRVQRERTDRLLLHLFQHQIHHRGQAHAMLGRAAPQLDEFYCWGEAHLRAPEFAALGWSEDDLWAERR
- the metW gene encoding methionine biosynthesis protein MetW, giving the protein MRLDLRLIAEMIPEGARVLDIGCGDGALMAHLAAEKNVDARGIEIDMREATEAVAQGLAVIHGDADNDLAFYPDGAFDYVVLSRTLQAVEKPREVLRQMLRIGQHAIVSFPNFGHWEVRWKLLLGGRMPDTETWSRPWYETPNIHPCTILDFFALAEMEGYVIERWLAVDERGLKAPWKRSVRLANLFGQQALFQLRRK
- the phbB gene encoding acetoacetyl-CoA reductase translates to MARLAMVTGGQRGIGAAISEGLKAAGRRVIASYAGNDAAAAEFTERTGIPCIKFDVSDFDACLAAVAKVQEEHGPIEILVNNAGITRDAMMRKLTRQMWDDVIDTNLGSCYNMCKAVWDNMSAAKFGRIVNIGSVNGQAGQLGQVNYAAAKSGIHGFTKALAQEGARNQITVNAIAPGYVDTEMVRAVPADVLEKIIARIPRGRLGTAQDIARGVVFLTADEADFITGSTLSINGGQHMY